The following DNA comes from Micromonospora chokoriensis.
CGCTCAGGCAGAACCGGATCCACTTGCTGGTGTCGTTCTCGGGCTGCCAGGTTGGGCCCCCGACCTCACCGAGTGCGTCGTAGTAGGCGTAGGTGTTCCGGCCGACGCCGAGCCACTCCTCGATCGAGGAGAACTCCGGGGCGAGGACACCGTCGCGGGCGAGCACAAGGGTGTGTAGACAGCGCGACATCCGACCATTCCCGTCCCGCCAGGGATGGATCTTGACCAGGTTCAGGTGAGCCATGGAGGCACGCACGAGCAGCGGGGTATCCGGTTCGCCGTCGGCCAGCCAGTCGATCAGCTCGGAGATCAGCGACGGAACATCGTCGGCGTCAGGCCCCGTGTAGACGCATCGGCCGGTGTGCGCCTCGTCGACATGGATGTCACCTGGACGGAAGCGACCCGGCCACTTGCCGAGCTCATGCCGGAGCATCATGAAGTGCAGCGCGTTGAGCAGCATGTGCTGCCAGGCGAACTCGCGTGAGCGGGCGAGTTGTTGCACGTAGGTCAGGGCGTCCCGGTAACCAGTGATGACTTCCCAGGTTTGCGGGTTCGTCTCCACCGGCTCGTCGCCGGCGACGGCGGCGGCGGCGTCGTCCAGGGATACCTGGTAGCCCTCGATCGAATTCGAGCCCTGGATAGCGTGAGCGATCAGAGTGCGTCGGAGTTGCCCTGTCCAGCGGTGCGGCTCGGCGATCTGATACCGCAGGTTGTCCCGCATGGTGTCCAGTTCGCCGAGCACGCGCTTGTCGTCGTCGGCGAGCGCAGGGGTCCGATACAGCATACGCCAATCCTACAATACTTCCCGTCTAATGCTGGAATCATTTAAGCATTCGTTTGCTGACATCCGTTAAGAAGACGATTGGTTGGCATGTCGATGGGAGGGGCGCGAGGGCGGCACGAGGTCCCGGACACGCTGTGTCTCGTTGAGCACTGTTCGACTGTCATCGTCCGGGTTATGACACGACCCATCCAGCCGAAAGAACACCTCGTCGGTCCACTCGTACCTGCTGCCCTGCCCGCGCGTGCGGGTTCAAGCCCGATGCCGATGCCAGCTCTACCCGCCCAGATGCTCGCCTCCGGCGATCATCGGCGCCGCCCTGATGCCGTGGATGGCTCTTCCGGCCCGCTGTGGCCGGGTGAGCGCGCAGCAGCTCCTGCGCGCACTGGACTGGTCCCCGCACCACCGCATCGACATTCAGCCGCGCCGCGGCATGCTCGTCATCCGCTCGGCTAGCGACGGCCGCCATCAGGTGGGCAGCCGAGGGGACCTACCCTTGCCGGCGAATGCCCAGCACATGTGTCGCATCGGGCCCGGTCAACCCGTGCTCCTTGTGGCTATCGTCACGCACGACCCGCTCGTCGTGCATCCCGTCAGCACCGTCGTACGCCTGCTCGCCGACCTGCACAATCACCTGGCGGGAGCCGGCAATGACCGCTGACCCCACCGCCATCGCTGCCGCTCGGCAAGTCCTGGCTCACCTGGGCGTCACGGTGACCGATCTGCAATCGCACCCCGCGACGCCGGCCGTTCTGCCGACGGTCGCCGAGTACCTGCCCCGTGTTGTTGCCGCTGCCGGGCCCGGAGCGCGCCGCACCTACGGCACCTACTGGGACCGGATGGCCGCCGCGTGGCCCGAGCGGCCCTTGGACTTCGTCACCGCCAGCGACGTCGAGGCCCTCAAACAGGCGATGATCACCAGGCTGACGGCTGCAGAGGGGCGGCCCGCAGGCGCGCGCCGAGTCGCCACGGTGCAGGCGAGGGCGTGGAATTCTCGGGACCGGATTTTGCTCCGGGCGAGTCGGCTGCTTCGGGTTGCTACGCCGTGTTGTGGACAGCGGGGGTCATTGCGCGTCTCGCCGGGCTTGTTTGGCGGCGAGTTGAGCGGACTTCCGCGCGGCTTGCTCCATCCGTCCGCAGGGTGCTTTGGATGATGGCGTCGATGCCTCCCCTTGCTCCGTCGGATAGTTGCTCGATGGAGCGTGTCATCACTTGGACCTTCGCGTTGACCGGTTTCGGGTCAAGGAAGTAGCCCGCTCCGACGCTGAAGAAGTTGGCCAGGGCCGTCAGGGTGGCGGCTGTGGGGTTGTCGTGCGCTCCGATCCTGAGCTTGCGGATGTTCTTCAAGAGCCGGGCCTCAGGCGGCGCTGGGCTCGGCGGGCAGGCTCGCGGCGTGGCCGTAGAAGCGGTGGATCTGCTCGACGACGCGTTCGAAGTCGCCCAGGTCGATCGGCTTGGTGACGTAGGCGTTGGCGTGTAGGCGGCGCAAGGCCCGACTACGTCGTTCGCTGCGCATTGGTGACGACTTGAACGAAGGCGCGTACCAGGGCATTCTCTCCGCCGTTGCGCCACACCGGCGCGTAGTGCAGCACCGGTCTGTCTGTGATGGGCAGGAAGGTGATGTCGCCTCGTTGCCGGGTGGCTGCCACGTCCGATCCGATCGGGGACACGACGCTGCCGCCGGCGATCGCTCGGAAGGCCTCCTCGAGGGTGACGATGGCCAGTCCGCGTCGGATGGGCCGTCCCGCTGGGGTCGTGGACGGGGTGTGCGCCTCCCACACGTAGTCCGGAATGGGTCCCTCGGGGTAGACCACCGGGTGATCGCCGAGATCCTCCAGCTCGACGCTGCCCCGGCCGGCCAGCGGATGACCGGCGGCCACCGCCAGCACCAGCTTCTCCCGGTGCAGGACCGGCCCGACCGTGAGGTCGGGCTCGCGGATGGGCAGCCAGAGGATCCCGATGTCGACCGAACCGGCCCGCAGCGGCCCGAGCGGGTCGGTCGGCAGGATCTCGCGCAGGCGCAGCTCGCACTGCGGGTGCCGCTGCCGGAACAGGTCGAGGACGGCCTCGACCGACTGGTAGTGGGTGGCCATTGTGCCGATGGTCAGCGTGCCGGCCTGGCCGCGGGCGGTGGCGGTGGCCTCCTCGACGCCGGAGATGATCTCGCTATAGCCGGCGCGGAGACGGTCGCGCAGCCGCTCGCCGAGCGGGGTGAGGCGAACAGCACGGCTCGTACGCTCGAAGAGGCCCCCGCCGATCCGGCGCTCCTGCTGTTTGATCGACTGACTGACGCGCGACTGGGACACGTGCAGACGCTCGGCCGTACGACCGAAGTGAAGCTCTTCGGTCAGGGTCAGAAAGATCTCGATATCGCGCAGCTCCACCGGACGGCCCTGTCTCCGATCATCGTGCCTGGAACTGGGCAGTCTACGGCCGCGACGAGGACGGGCGGCGCGAGCGTGGCGCGGACCACCGGCCGTCGCAGGTTCTGTCGGCGATCGATTACCGCTGGCTAATGCGGCGATGTGATCTTCTGCGTTGTTCGGCCGGGGCGGCCGGGCGATGGTGGACGCATGAGCGAGAGCGTGATCGACATCGTGGCGGCGGCGGATCATCTCGGCACCCCCCGCTGGCACGCTGTGACGTCGCCCGGTGCGGTGGCCGGGGTCGCCGACCTGCGTCCGGTCATGCCGTTCGAGTACGAGTTGCCAGTACCGACCGCCTCGCAGCCGGACACCCTTGAGCTGAACCTGTACGTGCAGCCGCAGTGGCGTCGTCGAGGGATCGGATCGCGGCTGCTGGCCGCCGTCGGTGCACACGCCGTGGGCCGGCGGTTGATCGTGCAGACAAGCGCGGGTTCCGCCGCGCGGTCGTTCTGTGAGCAGCACGGATTTCGGCGCATCGGATCCGAGAGCCGCGAACTGCTCACCTACTGCGATGTCCACCATGCCTGGCTGGGTGAGTTGGTCGATGTCGAGCACCCCGGATACCGACTGCGTCACTGGACCGGGGATCCGTGCGGCGCGACCAGCGTCGAGCAACTGCTCCGGCATCCGAGCAGGCCCGGTGCCGCGGCGGTGAGCGCCGCCGAGTCGGACGGCGGGGTGGTCGCCTATGTCGTGGCGACGACAAGCGCACTGCCGCAGTTTCGCGCCCGCCAGTACGGCCCTGCCGTGCTCGTCGGGCATCGCGGCCGGCGGCTGGGGCTGTGGGTCAACGCCGCTCTGCTTTTCCGACTACGCGAGATCCATCCACATGTCGAGGAGATCGAGACCCGCACCGCCGACGAGGACTCCGACCTGGTCGCCCTGCGTCGACACCTGGGCTTCCGCCCATTCGGGCGGCGTCTCCGCTACGAACTCTCCCTGCCGTAACCGGCGGCCATGACTCCGTTCCAGTGGCACGTCCGAGCCGACCTGTGCCCGATGAAGAGAGGTTCGTCATGAAAGATCCTGTCCGCCTGCGGATGTGGGCCGCCCCGGTCGGGAGCCGAGACCCGCCCGGTGATCCCGGGCCGCCACCCGGCGGTCGCCACCTGCCCACGTCACCATCAAGGAGCTCACCACGGTGTTCGTCAACCTTTCCACCCAGGACAAACTCGCTCTTCGCACGGCTGATGTTCGTGTACATGTTCGGCGGCGCCTTCAGCGTCGGCGTGGACTACATCGACTACGCGACGCCGGGCCTGATCCTGCTGGCCGTCTGCTACGGGCTGGGAGCCACCGCGACGGCGGTGAACTCCGACATGACCAAGGGCATCATCAACCGGTTCAAGGCCATGGACGTCTCCCGCGCGGCGGTGCTGGCCGGTCACGTCGTCACCAGCGTGCTGACCAACGTGATCGCCATCGCGGCGCTCGTCGGAGTGGCCTTCCTGCCGGAGTTCAGCCCGCAGGCGGGCCTGACCGACTGGCTCGCCGTCGGTGGTGTCGTCGTTCTGCTCGCGTTCGCGGCGGGCTGGTTCACGGTCGCGCTGGGACTGCCGGCGAGGTCGCCGGAGACGGCGGGCATCGCCGCCGCGCCGCTGGTCATGCTGCCGGTCTTCAGCAGCGCGATCGTCCCGGCGGGGAAGGTGGGGCCGGGCCTGTGACAGTTCGCCGAGTACCAGCCGTTCACGCCGATCATCGAGACCGTGCGCGGCCTGCTCGACAGCGCGCCTGACACTACCGACGCGGCCGTCGCCATCGCCTGGTGCGTGGCCATCGCCCTCGTCGGCCACCGGTGGGCGCGTGCCGGCTTCACGAAGTGGTCGTGACCCCGGCCGGTGTGGGGCGTGTGAGGCGCCACCTCGGTGCACGTAGCCCAACGAGGCGGCGCCGCAACCGGTCGAGAGCCCTCCGTCGGCACCCGGCTGTCGCGGCCGAACGGCCGTCACCACCATGTCCTTGTCCGCCTGCCAGATCAGGAGGCGTCTTGCTCACGTCGCAACTCTCGCTGCATGACATCACCCGCCGCTACGACGAGCGCTCCGTGCTGGCCGGCATGTCCTTCAGCGTCAAACCGGGCGAGAAGGTCGGCATCATCGGCGACAACGGCGCCGGGAAGTCGACCCTGCTACGCCTGATCGCCGGGGTGGACCGACCCGACAACGGAGACCTGACAGTGATCGCACCAGGAGGTGTCGGCTACCTGGCCCAGTCGCTCGCGCTGCCGCCACATGCCTCAGTCCAGGACGCGATCGACCTCTTCCTGGCCGACCTCCGCGAGCTCGAGTCGCTGATCACCCGTACCGAGGCAGCGTTGAGTGGTCTGTCGAGGGCTGAACTCGTCGCCGGCCTGGACCACTACGCCGGGCTGGTCTCCCGTTACGAAGCACGGGGCGGGTACGGGGCGGACACCCGGGTCCAGAAGGCGTTGCACCGGCTCGGTCTGCCGCATCTGGACCGTAGGCGGGCGCTGGGCACCCTGTCCGGTGGGGAGCGCTCTCGGTTGGCGCTGGCTGCCACGCTGGCCTCCGAGCCGGAACTGCTGTTGCTCGACGAGCCGACCAACGATCTCGATGATCAGGCCGTGGGCTGGCTGGAGGCGCGCCTGCGGCAGCACCGCGGCACACTGCTCGCGGTCACCCATGACCGGGAGTTCCTCAGCCGGGTCACCGACACGATCCTGGATGTCGCTCAGGGCGCGGTGACACGCCACGGCGACGGCTACGACGGGTACCTGACCGCCACGGCCGCCGAACGCCGCCGTCGGCTACAGGAGTACGAAGACTGGCGCGATCAGCTGGCCCGTAACCGTAAGCTCGCTGCCGCCAACGCGTTCCGTCTGGAGGCGATCCCGCGCAAGGCGCCGATGGCCAAGTTCGGGCACGGTGCCTTCCGTGCCCGCGGCCGTGATCACGGTGCGATGGGACGCATCCGCAACGCCAAGGAGCGCATCGAGCGTCTCACCGCAAACCCGGTCGCGCCGCCGCCCGACCCGCTGGTGTTCTCGGCCGGCATCACCGGCGTCGACGACGACGCCCCGGAGACGGTTGCCGAGCTCACCGAGGTTCGCGTCACCGACCGGCTGTACGTGCCGTCACTGCGGATCGGCGGCACGGACCGGTTTCTGGTCACCGGGCCCAACGGGGCGGGCAAGTCCACCCTCATCCGGGTCCTGGCGGGAGAACTGTGCCCGGACGATGGAACGGTACGGACCCAGGGCCGGATCGGTCACCTGCGGCAGCAGATGACGCCGTGGCCGCCGAACCTGACCGTGTGGGAAGCGTTCGCCGACGGGCCCGCTGGTGACCTGGACGAACTGCTGTCGCTGGGCCTGTTTCGACCGACTGACCTGCGGTTGCGGGTGAGCGAGCTGTCGTACGGACAACTCCGCAGGCTCGAACTGGCCCGTCTGGTCAGCAAGCCGGTCGACCTGCTGCTCCTGGACGAGCCGACGAATCACCTCAGCCCTGCTCTGGTCGAGGAGTTGGAGCAGGCGCTGGTCGACTACCCGGGCGCGGTGGTCGTCGTCACCCACGACCGCCGGATGCGGGCTCGGTTCGCCGCCGCCACGCACCTACAGCTACGTGCCGGCCACGTGGAACAACTCAGCGAGAGGACCGCTGACACCGGCACCTGCCGCGACGGCGGTGCCAGAGGCGAAGAGAAATCAGAGGGGAATGACGAGTGATGGAGACTGACGTCATCATCGTGGGCGCCGGTCCGGCGGGCTTGATGTTGGCCGGGGAATTGCGCCTGGCCGGAGCCCAAACGGTGGTGCTGGAGCGCCACCCGCAGCCGCGAGACATCCCGAAGGCCAGCGGCCTCGGCGGGCGGATCCTGGATCTGCTGCGCCACCGGGGAATTCTGGAGCGATTCGAGGAGGCCAGCAGCAATCCCCAGGTGGCCCCTCGATTTCCGTTCGGCACCATGCACCTGGACTTCACGCACCTGCCGGATCCGCCGATGCGGGCGATGCCGATTCCGCAGCGGGAGGTCGAGCGACTGCTCGAGGAACGCGCGCGGGAACTCGGCGCCGACGTCCGTCGCGGACACGACGTGGTCGGGGTGACCCAGAACGATGCCACGGTGACCGCGGACGTGCGTGGACCGAACGGGCCTGACCGGGTGACCGCTCGATACCTGGTCGGTTGCGACGGCGGGCGCAGCCGGATCCGCGACCTCGCGGGGATCGCGTTCCCCGGCGTGACCTACCCGGAGGTCAACAGGCTGGGCCAGGTCACCGTGCCCGACTCGGTGACGGTGCTCGACAACGGCGACATCGATGTCCCCGGGCTGGGCCGGATCCGCGCGGGATTCACCCGGACGGACCGCGGGGTGTTCGCGTTCGCGATCACCGCCGGCGTCCTGTTCATGCAGATCACCGAGGACGAAACCACCGAGTACGACGACGACGAACCGCTGACTCTGACCGAACTCGCGGAGAGCGCTCGCCGTGTGCTCGGCGCGGACTTCCCCCTGGGGGAACCGATCCGGCTCTCGCGCTACACGTTCAAGGATCGCCAGGCCGAACGCTACCGCCACGGGCGGATCATGCTGGCCGGCGACGCAGCCCATTTGTTCCCCGCCACCGGTACGGCACTCACCGTCGGCATGCTCGACACGGTCAACCTCGCCTGGAAGCTGGGCGCCGACATCCACGGCTGGGCGCCGGCCGGCCTGCTGGACACCTACCACGACGAGCGCCACCTCGCCGGCGCACGCGCACAGCTGCAGACCCGAGCCCAGGCGGCCATGAGGCGCGGACACGACCCGGCCGCCGAAGCGCTCCGGCAGGTCTTCCAGGAACTGATCGTCGACGAGCCGGCGCTGCGCCGGATGGGAGCACTCGTCGCCCATGCCGACATCCGCTACCCGATGCCCGGCGCCGGCCACCACGCCTTGGCCGGCGCCTTCGCACCCGACCTCACCCTGCACACCGATCGGGGCATCACCAGCGTCGCGGAACTCATGCACACCGCGCGGCCCGTCCTGCTCGACCTTGCCGACCGCCGCGAGCTGCGCCAGATTGCCGGCGACTGGGTCGCTCGCGTCGACATCCGCACCGCGAAGACCGACACCCGACCGGCAGACGCCCTCCTGATCCGCCCCGACGGGCACGTCGCCTGGGCCGCGACGCTCGACGAACCCACCGTCACCGCCGGGGCCACGTTGCGAGACGCGCTCTCCCGCTGGTTCGGCACACCGCCAATGAGCAGGGAAGTGC
Coding sequences within:
- a CDS encoding GNAT family N-acetyltransferase; translated protein: MSESVIDIVAAADHLGTPRWHAVTSPGAVAGVADLRPVMPFEYELPVPTASQPDTLELNLYVQPQWRRRGIGSRLLAAVGAHAVGRRLIVQTSAGSAARSFCEQHGFRRIGSESRELLTYCDVHHAWLGELVDVEHPGYRLRHWTGDPCGATSVEQLLRHPSRPGAAAVSAAESDGGVVAYVVATTSALPQFRARQYGPAVLVGHRGRRLGLWVNAALLFRLREIHPHVEEIETRTADEDSDLVALRRHLGFRPFGRRLRYELSLP
- a CDS encoding response regulator — translated: MRRLHANAYVTKPIDLGDFERVVEQIHRFYGHAASLPAEPSAA
- a CDS encoding LysR family transcriptional regulator: MELRDIEIFLTLTEELHFGRTAERLHVSQSRVSQSIKQQERRIGGGLFERTSRAVRLTPLGERLRDRLRAGYSEIISGVEEATATARGQAGTLTIGTMATHYQSVEAVLDLFRQRHPQCELRLREILPTDPLGPLRAGSVDIGILWLPIREPDLTVGPVLHREKLVLAVAAGHPLAGRGSVELEDLGDHPVVYPEGPIPDYVWEAHTPSTTPAGRPIRRGLAIVTLEEAFRAIAGGSVVSPIGSDVAATRQRGDITFLPITDRPVLHYAPVWRNGGENALVRAFVQVVTNAQRTT
- a CDS encoding Fic family protein, which encodes MLYRTPALADDDKRVLGELDTMRDNLRYQIAEPHRWTGQLRRTLIAHAIQGSNSIEGYQVSLDDAAAAVAGDEPVETNPQTWEVITGYRDALTYVQQLARSREFAWQHMLLNALHFMMLRHELGKWPGRFRPGDIHVDEAHTGRCVYTGPDADDVPSLISELIDWLADGEPDTPLLVRASMAHLNLVKIHPWRDGNGRMSRCLHTLVLARDGVLAPEFSSIEEWLGVGRNTYAYYDALGEVGGPTWQPENDTSKWIRFCLSAHHQQAQLVRQRLDQAAHLWELLDTWVRRHGLPERVVSALYLAATGGRVRRTLYQRDESLTDDQATRDLRALVRAGALEQHGETRGRFYLTSPTLRDLAAPALRPKEIVDPYRR
- a CDS encoding FAD-dependent monooxygenase; its protein translation is METDVIIVGAGPAGLMLAGELRLAGAQTVVLERHPQPRDIPKASGLGGRILDLLRHRGILERFEEASSNPQVAPRFPFGTMHLDFTHLPDPPMRAMPIPQREVERLLEERARELGADVRRGHDVVGVTQNDATVTADVRGPNGPDRVTARYLVGCDGGRSRIRDLAGIAFPGVTYPEVNRLGQVTVPDSVTVLDNGDIDVPGLGRIRAGFTRTDRGVFAFAITAGVLFMQITEDETTEYDDDEPLTLTELAESARRVLGADFPLGEPIRLSRYTFKDRQAERYRHGRIMLAGDAAHLFPATGTALTVGMLDTVNLAWKLGADIHGWAPAGLLDTYHDERHLAGARAQLQTRAQAAMRRGHDPAAEALRQVFQELIVDEPALRRMGALVAHADIRYPMPGAGHHALAGAFAPDLTLHTDRGITSVAELMHTARPVLLDLADRRELRQIAGDWVARVDIRTAKTDTRPADALLIRPDGHVAWAATLDEPTVTAGATLRDALSRWFGTPPMSREVPAVEYGCSNGTAS